The sequence below is a genomic window from Candidatus Thiopontia autotrophica.
TTGAGCGCATCCTGTAGTAAATACCCCACTTCACCGCCACCCCAAACCGTGGCAAAATAACCTCCAGACAGAACCACAACGAAACTACTAAACTATGAAATGGATTGGTGCACACGTTAGTACCGCAGGGGGTGTACAAAATGCGCCTGAAAACGCCCACAATATTGGGGCGAAGGCATTTGCCCTCTTCACCAAAAACCAGAGACAGTGGAACGCAAAACCACTTACCACCGAGCAGATTGATGGCTTTCAGGCTGCGATGGAAAAATATGGCTATAGCGCCAACCAGGTGCTTCCACACGATAGCTACCTGATCAACCTTGGCCACCCCGAGGAGGATGCACGCAGGAAATCGCTAAATGCATTTATCGACGAGCTGGAGCGCTGCCACCAACTTGGCCTTACCCTGTTAAATTTTCATCCCGGTAGCCATCTTCGCAAAATAGATGAGGAGCAGTGCCTGGACCTTATTGCTGAATCAATTAACCACGCACTTGAAAATACCACAGGGGTAACAG
It includes:
- the nfo gene encoding deoxyribonuclease IV, with amino-acid sequence MKWIGAHVSTAGGVQNAPENAHNIGAKAFALFTKNQRQWNAKPLTTEQIDGFQAAMEKYGYSANQVLPHDSYLINLGHPEEDARRKSLNAFIDELERCHQLGLTLLNFHPGSHLRKIDEEQCLDLIAESINHALENTTGVTAVIENTAGQGSNMGYRFEHLAHIIDKVEDKERIGVCIDTCHSFAAGYDLRTADAYSETMGAFDEIVGFNYLRGMHINDCKSEFESRVDRHHSIGQGTIGLEGFRSIMNDERIDEIPMVLETINSDIWREEIELLYGMINQT